The genome window TGAGCCGGGCCGCGGCAGCCGCAGCCGCCGCACGGGCCTCAGCAGCACGACGGGCGGCGCCGCTGCGGCCGGGTCGCGAGGGCCCCTTCGGACCTCGGGACGTCGAACGCTGCTGTGCCACCCGTCGATTCTCGCTTACGCGAGCACGTGGATCAGGCAGTGAAACGCGGGAAAGCGCTTGCGCCTGCGTATCGGGCGGCCTCGCCGAGCTCGTCCTCGATGCGGAGCAGCTGGTTGTACTTCGCGACCCGCTCGGAGCGCGCCGGGGCGCCGGTCTTGATCTGACCACAGTTGGTCGCGACCGCGAGGTCGGCGATCGTGGTGTCCTCGGTCTCCCCGGAGCGGTGGCTCATCATGTTGCGCATACCTGCTCGGTGGGCCAACTCGACGGCGTCGAGGGTCTCGGTGAGCGAGCCGATCTGGTTGACCTTGACCAGCATGGCGTTGGCCTGGCCACCTGCGATGCCGCGCTGGAGGCGCTCGACGTTGGTGACGAAGAGGTCGTCGCCGACGAGTTGGATCTTGTCGCCGAGCTGCTCCGTGATGGTCCTCCAGCCGTCCCAGTCCTCCTCATCGAGCGGGTCCTCGATGCTCACGATGGGGTACGACGCCACGAGGTCGGCGTAGTAGGCCGTCATCTCCGCCGCGCTCTTCTGCTCACCCTCGAAGGTGTAGCTGCCGTTCTCGCAGAACTCGGTCGCGGCGACGTCCAGCGCGAGCACGACGTCCTTGCCCAGCTCGTAGCCGGCCTTGCTGACCGCCTCGGCGATCAGGTCGAGCGCGGCGCGGTTGGAGGGAAGGTCGGGGGCGAAGCCGCCCTCGTCGCCGACGCCGGTGGCGAGGCCCTTCTCCTTCAGCACGCCCTTGAGCGCGTGGTAGACCTCGGCGCCGGTGCGCAGGGCCTCACGGAAGGTCGGGGCGCCGATCGGGGCGATCATGAACTCCTGGATGTCGACGTTGGTGTCGGCGTGGGCACCCCCGTTGAGGATGTTCATCATCGGCACCGGCAGGACGTGGGCGTTCGGGCCGCCGACGTACTTGTAGAGCGGGAGGCCGGCGGAGTCGGCGGCGGCGCGCGCGACGGCGAGGCTCACACCGAGGATCGCGTTGGCACCGATGGTCGCCTTGTTGGGCGTGGCGTCGAGGTCGAGCATGGTCTGGTCGATGAGGCGCTGGTCGTCGGCGTCCAGGCCGATCAGGGCCGGCGCGAGCCTGTCGAGGACCGCCTCGACGGCGTTCTGCACGCCCTTGCCGGCGTACCGCGAACCACCGTCACGGAGCTCGACCGCCTCGAACGCGCCGGTGCTGGCGCCGGAGGGGACGGCGGCACGGGCGAACGTGCCGTCCTCGAGCAGGATCTCCACCTCGACCGTGGGGTTGCCACGGGAGTCGAGGATTTCACGGGCGCCGATTGCTTCGATCACAGACACGACCGTCACCCTATCGCGGGGGTCGGCCGCGCCTCGGACGTGATCCGCGTCACGGAATAGACCACTGACTCGGTAGGTTATTCGGCCATGACCGAGACGATCCAGATCCACAAGCCGCAGCCGCTCGACGATCACGCCGTCGCCGATCTGTTCACCTCCGCGCGCACCGTCTCCTACTTCTCGGGCGAGCCCGTCAGCGACGAGCAGCTCACCGCGATCTGGGACCTCGCCAAGTGGACGCCGACGGCCGCCAACACGCAGCCGCTGCGTGTGCTCTTCGTCAACACGCCTGAGGGCAAGGAGCGCCTGCTCCGCCACATCAACGACTCCAACAAGGCCAAGGTCGAGTCGGCCGGCGCGACCGCCGTCCTCGCGATCGACCCGGAGTACTACGAGTTCATCCCGACGACCTTCCCGCACGCTGCCGGCCTGCGCGACACGTTCGCCGCGAACCCGGACGTCGCCGAGGCCTCCGCCAAGATCTCCGCCGGCCTGCAGGGTGGCGGCTTCATCTACGCCGTCCGCGCGGTCGGCCTCGCGGCGGGTCCGATGACCGGCTTCGACGCGGCCGGTGTCGACGCCGAGTTCTTCGGTGAGAGTGGCTGGAAGTCGTTCCTCGTCGTCAACATCGGCCAGCCGGGCGAGAACGCCCACCTCGGCCGCCTCCCGCGCGTGCCGGAGGAGAAGGCGACGCGCTTCGTCTGAGCCTCGGTGCGCGGGCTGACCGTTCGTGCGACCGATCGATGCGACACGCCGGCGACCCCGGCGTGTCGCTGCATTTCAGCACATGCCGTGCCAGCTCAGTCGGGAGCTGACGTCCGCTCACTCGCCTTGGCCTGCTGCCAGAGCTCCTCGATCTGCTCGATCGTGTAGGGGCCGGCGGCGGCGACGTCCGGGTCGAAGACGTGCGGGTTGCGGCGGCGCATCTTCGCGGTCAGGCCGGCGATGACATCGTCCATCGTGAACTCACCGGCCTCCTCGGCGATCGCGGCATGGAAGTAGACCTGCAGCAGCAGGTCCCCCAGCTCGTCGGCGAGGTGCTTCGGGTCGCCCTCCGCGATGGCCTCCAGGACCTCCTCGGACTCCTCGCGCAGGTGCTTCGCCAGGCTCTCGTGGGTCTGGGACGCCTTCCACGCGCAGCGCTCGCGCATGGTGCGCATCATCTGGAGGAACTCGACGAGACCCTCGCCCGATGCGGGCTCGGCCATGTCAGATGGCGCCGACGTGGTGCAGCAACTGCTTGAGGAGGGAGGCACGACCACCCTCGAGCTCCTCGGCGAAACCCTCGGAGACCGCCTCCTCGGGTGTCACCCAGCTGATCTCGAGGGCGTCCTGGCGAGGGTGGCACTCCCCGGTGACGGGCACGACGAAGGCGAGCGAGACCGCGTGCTGGCGCGGGTCGTGGAAGCGGCCGGTCGGCCAGGGGAAGTACTCAGCGACGGCCGCCGGAGTGATCGCGGTCGGCAGCACCGGGAACGCCGTCGGGCCCAGGTCCTTCTCGAGGTTGCGCATGAGGGCGTCGCGGAGCTGCTCGCCGTGGAGCACCCGCCCCGAGACCAGACTCCGGGCGATCCGGCCGGTGGTCGACGAGCCCCGCAGGAGCAGGCCGACCGACGTCACGGCGCCACCCGCGTCGACGCGGACGGGCAGGGCCTCGACGTACAGCATCGGGACACGGCCGCGGGTGGCGGCGAGCTCCTCGTCGCTCATCCAGCCGGGCTGGACGTCCCACGCGTCGGCGTTGTTCCAGCCGGTGGGCTCCTCGCCGAACTCGTCCCCGAACGCCTCCATCGTCATGGGGAAACCCTATCGGGGCCTCAATCCTTCGGGTCGATGACGGCGTCGATGACCTGGCGGGCCCACTCGAGCAGGGCGATGCCGTCGAGCGGCTTGGCCGGGAAGCCGGACGAGATCGGGCGTGGGACGAGGATCGTGTCGGTCGCATCCTTGATGAGCGACTTGGGGTACATCCGCTGCAACCGCACCTGGCGCGACTCCGGCAGCGAGACCGGCGCGAAGCGCACGTTCTTGCCGGCGATCGTCACCTCGCCGATCCCGGCCGCCCGGGCCCGGGCCCGGAAGCGGGCGACGAGCAACAGGGAGAGCACGACGATCGGCAGCTCGCCGTAGCGGTCCTTGAGCTCCTCCTCGATCGCGTCGACGTCCGCATCCGAGCGCACCTCGGCGAGGCGCTTGTAGATCTCCAGACGCAGGCGCTCGGTCGGGATGTAGTCGTGCGGGAGGTGGGCGTCGACGGGAAGCTCGATGCGGACCTCGTTGAGCTCAGTGGACTCCTCGCCCTTGAACTCCTGGACCGCCTCACCGACGAGGCGGACGTAGAGGTCGAAGCCGACGTCGGCGATGTGGCCCGACTGTTGGCCGCCGAGCAGGTTGCCGGCGCCGCGGATCTCGAGGTCCTTCATCGCGATCGCCATGCCGCCGCCCAGGTCGGAGTGCTGGGCCAGCGTCGCGAGGCGCTCGTGGGCGGTCTCGGTCAGCGGCTTCTCGGACGGATAGAGGAAGTAGGCGTAGGCGCGCTCACGCGACCGGCCGACGCGACCGCGCAGCTGGTGCAGCTGCGAGAGGCCGAGGGTGTCGGCGCGCTCGATGATCATCGTGTTGGCGTTGGAGACGTCGAGCCCGGACTCGACGAGCGTGGTGCAGACGAGCACGTCGAAGCGCTTCTCCCAGAAGTCGAGCATCACCTGCTCGAGCTGCTTCTCATTCATCTGTCCATGCGCCGTGGCGACCCGCGCCTCGGGCACGAGCTCCCGCAGCTTCGACGCCGCGCGCTCGATGGAGTCGACACGGTTGTGGATGTAGAAGACCTGTCCCTCGCGCAGCAGCTCGCGTCGGATCGCAGCGATCACCGTGCGCTCCTCGAACCCGCCGACATAGGTGAGCACCGGGTGGCGCTCCTCCGGGGGCGTGGTGATGGTGGACATCTCGCGGATGCCCGTGATCGCCATCTCGAGGGTTCGCGGGATGGGCGTGGCCGACATGGAGAGTACGTCGACGGCGGTCCGCATCCGCTTGAGCTGCTCCTTGTGCTCGACGCCGAAGCGCTGCTCCTCGTCGACGATGATCAGGCCGAGGTCCTTGAACCGGACGTCGGGGTTCAGCAGCCGGTGCGTGCCGACGACGATGTCGACGGAGCCGTCGGCCATGCCGGCCATGATCTCCTTCGACTCCTTCGCGCTCTGGAAGCGCGACAGGCCCTTGAGCGTCACCGGGAAGGCGGACATCCGCTCCATGAAGGTCGCGAGGTGCTGGGTGACGAGCAGGGTCGTCGGCACCAGCACCGCGACCTGCTTGCCGTCCTGCACGGCCTTGAAGGCCGCCCGCACGGCGATCTCGGTCTTGCCGTAGCCGACGTCGCCGCAGACGAGCCGGTCCATCGGCGTCTCGCGGCGCATGTCGGCCTTGACCTCGTCCACGGTCGAGAGCTGGTCGATCGTCTCCTGGAACGGGAAGGCGTCCTCGAGCTCGCGCTGCCAGGGCGTGTCGGGTCCGAAGGCGTGGCCCTTGGTGGCCTGGCGGGCGGCATAGAGCTTGATCAGCTCCGCCGCGATCTCGCGGACGGCCTTACGGGCCTTGGCCTTGCGCTTGTTCCAGTCGGCGCCGCCGAGCCGGTCGAGGGACGGCGACTCGCCGCCGACGTAACGGGTCACCTGGTCGAGCGCGTCGGCCGGGACGAAGAGACGGTCGGGTGGGCCGTTGCGCTTGCTGGCGCCGTACTCGAGGACGAGGTACTCGCGGGTCGCGCCGGCGACCTCGCGCTGCTTCATCTCGACGAAGCGCCCGACGCCGTGCTGCTCGTGGACGACGTAGTCGCCGGGCTTGAGCTCCAGCGGGTCGATCTGCTTCTTGCGGCGCGCGGGCATGCGCGACATGTCACGGGTCGAGGACTTCTGGCCGCTGATGTCCTCACCGGTCACGACCGCCAGGCGGGCCTCGTCGTCGACGAAGCCGTGGTCGAGCGTGCCGATCAGCACGCTGACGACGTCGCGGGTGAGCACGTCCTTGTCGTCGAGGATGCGGGCGGGGACGTCGTGCTCACCCAGCACCTCAACGGTGCGGTTGGCGGGCCCGTGCGCCGGTTGTACGACGACGACGCGATAGCCGGCCAGGCGCCACTGGTCGAGGTCGTGCGTCGCCTTGTCGATGTCGCCGCGGTAGGGCTCGATCGGACGACTGTCGAGGCTGCGCACCGGCACGCCAGCCGTGTCGGCGGAGAGGGTCGCCGACTCCTCGTCAAGCCCGAACGGCGAGGTGCTCCACCACTCCACGCCGCGGGCCAGCGTGTGCTCGCGGACGTCGCCGAGCTCCCAGTAGGACGCCTTGCCGAGGTCGATCGGCGCCTGGCCGCCTGACGCGGCCGAGGCCCAGGAGGCGCCGAGGAACTCCTCCGAGGTGGCGACGAGGTCGTGCGCGCGGCGACGGACGCGCTCGGGGTCCATCACCAGGACCTGCGAGTCAGCCGGCAGCAGGTCGACGAGGAGCTCCATGTCATCGACGAGCACGGGCGCGAGGGACTCCATGCCCTCAGCCGCTATGCCCTGGGAGATCTTGTCGGTGAGTTCGAGGAGCTGCGGGTGCTTCTCCCCCAGCGCAGCAGCGCGCTCGCGGACCTCCGGCGTCAGCAGCAGCTCGCGACAGGGCGGGGCCCAGAGCCGCTCGCGTGCCTCGAGGGTGCGCTGGTCGGCAACGGAGAAGGAGCGGATCTCCTCGACGTCGTCGCCCCAGAACTCCACGCGCAGCGGGTGCTCCTCGGTCGGGGGGAAGACGTCGATGATGCCGCCACGCACGGCGAACTCGCCGCGCTTCTCCACGAGGTCCACCCGGCTGTACGCGGCATCGACCAGTCGGCGTACGACGTCGTCGAGGGGTGCCGTGTCACCGGCACGCAGCTCGACGGGCTCAAGGTCGCCGAGCCCCTTGACCTGCGGCTGGAGGACGGAGCGGATCGGGGCCACCACCACCTGCAGCTCCGCGCCCGGCTCCGGATGGGTGAGCTGCCGCAGCACGGCGAGGCGCCTGCCGACCGTGTCGGAGCGCGGTGAGAGGCGCTCGTGCGGGAGCGTCTCCCAGCTGGGGAAGTAGGCGACGCGAGACGGGTCGTCGAGGAGGCAGGCCAGGACGGCGGTGAGGTCCTCGGCCTCGCGACTCGTCGCGGTCACGGCGAGGACCGTGTGGCCCTGACGCGCGAGACCGGTGACGAGGAACGGACGCAACGCCTCGGGACCGGTGATGTCCAGGACGGCGAGCTCCTCGCCGAGCACCTCCCCGAGGGCGGCGACGGCGACGTCGGCGAGCGGGGCGAGAGAGGTCACGAGCAGCTCCTGGGCAAGCACAAACGGCCCCACGATCGAGCGACCGGGGGTGTCGCCAGTCTACGGTTGGCCCGTGAGGACCCGAGGCGCCGGCACTGCGACCGGACTCGCCGCGGTCGTCCTCCTGACCGCAGGGTGCAGCGATCAGCGGGTCGCGCCCGAGCCGATGCCGACCACCGGTCGCACGATCTCGGCGTCGCCGAGCCCGTCAGCGTCGGTGACCTCCGGCGGCTCGGCCAGCCCGACCGGTGCACCCGGAAGCTCTCCGCCGGCGTGGCTGGGCACCCGGGTCCTCCCTGTCGGCAAGGACGGCGTCGTGCCGCCGCAGAACACCCCACCCGAGCTCCGACGTCGGGCGTTCACGTTGCCCGACGTCCTCCCGGAGCTGCCGGGTGACGACTTCGAGTCGGTGATCGAGGCGCCCGCGCCGCCGGACGTCATCGCCCGCTCGACGTGGTCGGCCGAGTGCCCTGTGCCGGCGACGCGGCTGGCGTGGGTGCGGCTCACCTTCTGGGGCTTCGACGACAAGCGCCACACCGGTGAGCTGCTGGTCGCGAAGGGGCAGGCCAAACACATCGTGACCGCCTTCCATGGCCTGTGGGACCTGCACTTCCCCCTCGAGCAGATGCACATCACCACGGTCGCCGAGCGCGACGCTCCCCCGACGGGCGACGGCAACAACACATCGGCCTTCAACTGTCGCCCGGCGCGCGGGACAACCGTCTGGTCCGAGCACGCCTACGGGCTCGCCGTCGACGTCAATCCGTTCCAGAACCCTTACACGAAAGGGGATGTGGTGCTTCCCGAGCTCGCGCGGTCGTACGTCGACCGCAACAACCCACGCCCGGGGATGATCATGGCCAACTCCCCCGCCGTCCGTGCCTTCAGCGAGGTCGGCTGGAACTGGGGCGGCTACTGGACGTCACTGAAGGACCTGCAGCATTTCTCCCTGCGAAACCGATAGCTCCGCAGCCTCCGGGATCGCTAGTCCGTGCGCTGGGCGTAGACCTGAGCGGCCGCGTAGACGTCGTTCACGTACTGCTGGGAGTGGTTGTAGCTGAAGATCGCCCGCGCCCACGCGGCGCCGCTCGTCAGCGGCCCGTCGGCACAGAGATAGTGCGCGGCGGCGAGAGCTGCGTCGTCGAGGTCCTGCGGGTCCGCAGCGCCGTCACCGTCGGCGTCGGCGTCGACACACGGCAGCAGCGGCGGGGATCTCGAGGGCCCGCCGTGGCTGCGCCGCCTGTACGGCGACCGCCCCGACGACCACGGCGACGAGGAGTCCCGCCAGGGTCGCCCGGAGTCTCACTGCTGGAGGATATGTGGAGAGGCGCTGCTCATCCGAACCGCCCGTGCACGTAGTCGGACGTGCGCGGGTCCTGCGGGTTCTCGAACATCGCCTTGGTGTCGCCGTACTCGACGATCGCACCCGGGGTGTTGTGGCTCGCGAGGAAGAAGGCGGTCTTGTCGGAGACGCGCGCCGCCTGCTGCATGTTGTGGGTGACGATGACGATGGTGACCTCCTGGGCCAGCTCCTTCATCGACTCCTCGATCACGCGTGTGGAGGTCGGGTCGAGCGCCGAACAGGGCTCGTCCATGAGGAGGACGCGCGGCTTGATCGCCATCGAGCGGGCGATGCAGAGGCGCTGCTGCTGACCGCCGGAGAGGCCGCCGCCGGGAGCGTCGAGGCGGTCCTTGACCTCGTTCCAGAGGCCGCCGAGGCGCAGACTGCGCTCGACGAGGTCGTCCTTCTCGGACTTCCCGGCCTTGACGCCCGTGAGCTTGAGTCCGGCGAGCACGTTGTCGCGGATGCTCATCGCTGGGAAGGGATTCGGCCGCTGGAAGACCATGCCGATGTCGCGACGGGCGTCGGTGAGCCTCTTCTCCGGCGCGTAGATGTCCTCGCCGTCGAGGAGTACCTGGCCGCCGAACTTGGCGATCGGGACGAGCTCATGCATCCGGTTGAGGGTGCGGAGGAAGGTGGACTTGCCACATCCCGACGGGCCGATCAGGGCGGTGATCTCGCCCGCGGCCATCGTCAGGGAGACACGGTCGAGCACCAGTCGGTCGCCGAACCAGCAGGAGACGTCCACCGCCTCGATCGTGGCGAGCGGTGAACCGCTCGGCGTCAGTGCGGGCGTGACGCCGGCGTCGCCGGCGACGGGGATCGCCATGGTCTGGTCGCTCAACGCGGGTGTCCTTACGTGTTCTGGGTGGTGCTGTGTGGAGAGGGTGATGCCGGGCGGCCGTGATCGGCCGCCCGGCACCGATGAGCGTCAGCTCAGATTCACTTCTTGACCTTCACGGCGGCGCTGGTCCTGGTGACCGGGGTCGCACCGGTGAGGGTGGCCGTCACGCGGACGGAGACTCGCTTGCCCTTGAGCTTCTTGGTGAGCTTGAGCTTGGCGGCCTTCGCGCCCTTGATGGCCTTGCCGTTGGAGAGCCACTGGTAGGAGAGCTTGGCGCCACGGGTCGCG of Nocardioides sp. Kera G14 contains these proteins:
- a CDS encoding phosphate ABC transporter ATP-binding protein; its protein translation is MSDQTMAIPVAGDAGVTPALTPSGSPLATIEAVDVSCWFGDRLVLDRVSLTMAAGEITALIGPSGCGKSTFLRTLNRMHELVPIAKFGGQVLLDGEDIYAPEKRLTDARRDIGMVFQRPNPFPAMSIRDNVLAGLKLTGVKAGKSEKDDLVERSLRLGGLWNEVKDRLDAPGGGLSGGQQQRLCIARSMAIKPRVLLMDEPCSALDPTSTRVIEESMKELAQEVTIVIVTHNMQQAARVSDKTAFFLASHNTPGAIVEYGDTKAMFENPQDPRTSDYVHGRFG
- a CDS encoding DUF4916 domain-containing protein — protein: MTMEAFGDEFGEEPTGWNNADAWDVQPGWMSDEELAATRGRVPMLYVEALPVRVDAGGAVTSVGLLLRGSSTTGRIARSLVSGRVLHGEQLRDALMRNLEKDLGPTAFPVLPTAITPAAVAEYFPWPTGRFHDPRQHAVSLAFVVPVTGECHPRQDALEISWVTPEEAVSEGFAEELEGGRASLLKQLLHHVGAI
- the mfd gene encoding transcription-repair coupling factor, which produces MLVTSLAPLADVAVAALGEVLGEELAVLDITGPEALRPFLVTGLARQGHTVLAVTATSREAEDLTAVLACLLDDPSRVAYFPSWETLPHERLSPRSDTVGRRLAVLRQLTHPEPGAELQVVVAPIRSVLQPQVKGLGDLEPVELRAGDTAPLDDVVRRLVDAAYSRVDLVEKRGEFAVRGGIIDVFPPTEEHPLRVEFWGDDVEEIRSFSVADQRTLEARERLWAPPCRELLLTPEVRERAAALGEKHPQLLELTDKISQGIAAEGMESLAPVLVDDMELLVDLLPADSQVLVMDPERVRRRAHDLVATSEEFLGASWASAASGGQAPIDLGKASYWELGDVREHTLARGVEWWSTSPFGLDEESATLSADTAGVPVRSLDSRPIEPYRGDIDKATHDLDQWRLAGYRVVVVQPAHGPANRTVEVLGEHDVPARILDDKDVLTRDVVSVLIGTLDHGFVDDEARLAVVTGEDISGQKSSTRDMSRMPARRKKQIDPLELKPGDYVVHEQHGVGRFVEMKQREVAGATREYLVLEYGASKRNGPPDRLFVPADALDQVTRYVGGESPSLDRLGGADWNKRKAKARKAVREIAAELIKLYAARQATKGHAFGPDTPWQRELEDAFPFQETIDQLSTVDEVKADMRRETPMDRLVCGDVGYGKTEIAVRAAFKAVQDGKQVAVLVPTTLLVTQHLATFMERMSAFPVTLKGLSRFQSAKESKEIMAGMADGSVDIVVGTHRLLNPDVRFKDLGLIIVDEEQRFGVEHKEQLKRMRTAVDVLSMSATPIPRTLEMAITGIREMSTITTPPEERHPVLTYVGGFEERTVIAAIRRELLREGQVFYIHNRVDSIERAASKLRELVPEARVATAHGQMNEKQLEQVMLDFWEKRFDVLVCTTLVESGLDVSNANTMIIERADTLGLSQLHQLRGRVGRSRERAYAYFLYPSEKPLTETAHERLATLAQHSDLGGGMAIAMKDLEIRGAGNLLGGQQSGHIADVGFDLYVRLVGEAVQEFKGEESTELNEVRIELPVDAHLPHDYIPTERLRLEIYKRLAEVRSDADVDAIEEELKDRYGELPIVVLSLLLVARFRARARAAGIGEVTIAGKNVRFAPVSLPESRQVRLQRMYPKSLIKDATDTILVPRPISSGFPAKPLDGIALLEWARQVIDAVIDPKD
- a CDS encoding MazG nucleotide pyrophosphohydrolase domain-containing protein; the encoded protein is MAEPASGEGLVEFLQMMRTMRERCAWKASQTHESLAKHLREESEEVLEAIAEGDPKHLADELGDLLLQVYFHAAIAEEAGEFTMDDVIAGLTAKMRRRNPHVFDPDVAAAGPYTIEQIEELWQQAKASERTSAPD
- a CDS encoding malonic semialdehyde reductase, translated to MTETIQIHKPQPLDDHAVADLFTSARTVSYFSGEPVSDEQLTAIWDLAKWTPTAANTQPLRVLFVNTPEGKERLLRHINDSNKAKVESAGATAVLAIDPEYYEFIPTTFPHAAGLRDTFAANPDVAEASAKISAGLQGGGFIYAVRAVGLAAGPMTGFDAAGVDAEFFGESGWKSFLVVNIGQPGENAHLGRLPRVPEEKATRFV
- a CDS encoding M15 family metallopeptidase, yielding MRTRGAGTATGLAAVVLLTAGCSDQRVAPEPMPTTGRTISASPSPSASVTSGGSASPTGAPGSSPPAWLGTRVLPVGKDGVVPPQNTPPELRRRAFTLPDVLPELPGDDFESVIEAPAPPDVIARSTWSAECPVPATRLAWVRLTFWGFDDKRHTGELLVAKGQAKHIVTAFHGLWDLHFPLEQMHITTVAERDAPPTGDGNNTSAFNCRPARGTTVWSEHAYGLAVDVNPFQNPYTKGDVVLPELARSYVDRNNPRPGMIMANSPAVRAFSEVGWNWGGYWTSLKDLQHFSLRNR
- the eno gene encoding phosphopyruvate hydratase; translated protein: MSVIEAIGAREILDSRGNPTVEVEILLEDGTFARAAVPSGASTGAFEAVELRDGGSRYAGKGVQNAVEAVLDRLAPALIGLDADDQRLIDQTMLDLDATPNKATIGANAILGVSLAVARAAADSAGLPLYKYVGGPNAHVLPVPMMNILNGGAHADTNVDIQEFMIAPIGAPTFREALRTGAEVYHALKGVLKEKGLATGVGDEGGFAPDLPSNRAALDLIAEAVSKAGYELGKDVVLALDVAATEFCENGSYTFEGEQKSAAEMTAYYADLVASYPIVSIEDPLDEEDWDGWRTITEQLGDKIQLVGDDLFVTNVERLQRGIAGGQANAMLVKVNQIGSLTETLDAVELAHRAGMRNMMSHRSGETEDTTIADLAVATNCGQIKTGAPARSERVAKYNQLLRIEDELGEAARYAGASAFPRFTA